The genomic region GGTGACGTCGGCGTACTGCACGGCGCGCGGACCTACGTGCTGCAGGACGAGGACGGCCAGACGCTTGAGTCGCATTCGATCTCGGCCGGTCTTGACTACCCGGGAGTCGGCCCCGAGCACGCCTTCCTGAAGGAGACCGGCCGGGCCCGCTACCTGCCGATCAGTGACGCCGAGGCGATGGACGCATTCGCTCTACTGTGCCGTACCGAAGGGATTATCCCGGCGATCGAGTCCTCCCACGCGCTCGCCGGCATCCCGCTGGTGGCCTCTCAGCTCGGTCCGGACGCGGTCATCCTCGTCAACCTCTCCGGTCGTGGGGACAAAGACGTCGCGACGGCGGGCAAATGGTTCGATGTCATCGGCGTCAGCAGGACTACGTGAGCAAGGTTGACGCGGTCTTCGAGGCCGCCCGCAGCGACAACCGTGCCGCACTGGTTGGTTACCTGCCGGCCGGGTACCCGTCGAGAGCCAACTCCGCGGACTGCTTCAATGCGCTCATCGACAACGGCTGCGACATCGTTGAGATCGGGCTGCCGTACTCCGACCCGGTGATAGACGGGCCGACTGTCCAGGCTGCGGCCGATCAGGCGCTGGCCGACGGCACCAAGATCGTCGACGTGCTGCGGATTGTCTCTGAAGTCTCCGACGCCGGTGGTGTCGCGGTCATCATGTCCTACTGGGCGCCGATTGTGCGGTACGGCGTCGACCGGTTCGCGCGCGACCTCGCGTCGGCCGGGGGACAGGGGATCATCACACCGGACCTGATTCCGGATGAGGCTGCCGAATGGATAGCCGCGAGTGATGCGCACGGGCTCGACCGGATCTTCCTCGTCGCGCCGTCGTCGCGGCCGGACCGGCTCAAGATGACCGTCGAGAACTGTCGCGGGTTTGTGTACGCCGCGTCCACGATGGGCGTCACTGGTGCTCGTGACACCGTTGGTGCCGGGGCGGCG from Antricoccus suffuscus harbors:
- the trpA gene encoding tryptophan synthase subunit alpha, with protein sequence MSKVDAVFEAARSDNRAALVGYLPAGYPSRANSADCFNALIDNGCDIVEIGLPYSDPVIDGPTVQAAADQALADGTKIVDVLRIVSEVSDAGGVAVIMSYWAPIVRYGVDRFARDLASAGGQGIITPDLIPDEAAEWIAASDAHGLDRIFLVAPSSRPDRLKMTVENCRGFVYAASTMGVTGARDTVGAGAAELVRRTKEFTDLPVGVGLGVRTPEHVREVGAYADAVIVGSALVSAVASDPAHPAHAAGAFAADLSKATGR